Genomic DNA from Oryzomonas sagensis:
TCCGGGAACTCAGGCGGCTTGACCCCGGGATCAGGGTCATCATGTCCAGCGGCTACAATAAACAGGATGTCGCCCCCCGGTTCGCGGGCAAGGGGCTGGACGGGTTCATCCAGAAGCCCTACACCATCGCCGCCCTCAGGGAGGCCGTATCCCGCCTGGGGCTGGCCAATCCGGGGGATTGTGCGCCGTCTGGGCACCGGTGATGTCGGAGGGCGGATCTCCAAAACCGCCACGCAGGCATGGAAGGAGCAACAAGGGATGAAGAGAGTCATCGCGGGTATCATGCTGGTCCTGTTCGCCTGCACCGGGGCGGGGGCCGAATCGTCGGTGTGGAAGGCCCGGAAGGGCGGGAGCGTCCTCTATCTGGGGGGGACCTGCCATGTGCTGCGGGAGCAGGATTTCCCCCTGCCGGCCGAGTTCGACCGGGCATACCTGGCTGCCCAGGTCGTGGTCTTCGAGACCGATTTGGGCAAGCTCCAGGCCCCGGCGACCCAGCAGCGGTTTCTGGCCAAGGCCATGTACGGCGACGGCAGCACCGTGGACAAGCATCTGTCGCCCAAGGCCTACGCCGCGCTCAGCGCCTTTTCCGAGGCCAACGGCATCCCGCTTTCGACCTTCGGCCGGTTCAAGCCGTCCATGATCGTGACGACCCTGACGCTCATGGAGTTGTTGAAAATGGGGGTAACCCAGCAGGGGGTGGACAACGTCTACTATGCGCGGGCCATCGCGGACAAGAAGGCCGTGGACGGGCTGGAGACGGCCGACCAGCAGATCGACTACGTGGTCTCCATGGCGGACGGCAACGAGGATGACTTTGTGGACTATTCCATCGCGGATATGAAGAATATCCGGGAGCAGTTCGGGCTCCTCGTGGGGGCGTGGCGCACGGGGGATGCGGGGACGCTGGACGAGTTGATGTCGGGGGAATTCAAGGCCCGCCAGCCCCAGCTCTACAAGCGGCTGATCGTGGAGCGCAACAAAAACTGGCTGCCGGTGATCGAGGGCTACCAAAAGCTGCGCCAGACCCGGTTCGTCCTGGTGGGGGTGGCGCATCTGGTGGGGCCGGACGGCATCATCGAGGCCCTGCGGCAGAAGGGGTACACGGTGGAGAAGTTGTAGTTGATGGTTGTGAACCTGAAAAACAATCATCTCAAGGAGGAAAACCATGAAAAAGATCGTTGCCCTGTTCGCCGTTGCCGTCTCCCTCTCCGCGACGCAGGCGTTTGCCGATAACTTCCGCTGCCCCAACGGCGCTATCGTCTCCACCGGAGACAGCATCTCCCTCGTCTCGACAAAATGCGACCCTCCTGCCGGCGCGTACAAGCGCGAGGAGCCGGTGACCGCCGAATTCGACAGAGGGAACGGCCGGACCGGGGCCAACACCGTCTACATCGAGGTGCAGGAGTGGACCTACACCCAGGGCTCCACCCTGCTGCACACGCTGATCTTCCGCAACGGCATCCTCGCGGAGGTGCGCACCGGCGGCTTTGTGCAGTGATGTGGATGACAAGGTGGGCGGGTGTTTTTTGCCCCGCTCGCCCGCTACCCGTCCCGACAAACGATGCGGCACTGTCTCCGGCGGCAAGAGAGAGCGAATAACAGCGTGGAAGACATTGACAGGTTTTAGCTAAATGGATACTATACTATACATTAAGCTGTCAAAGACTACTATAGTATCCATTTAGGTGCCACCATGCCCTCCCTGCATAATAGAACCTATCTCCCTGCCACTCGAGAGGCGGCGGAACTCCTGGGCAAGCTTATCAGGCTGGAACGGCGCGAACGCAAAATGTCCGAGGAGGATCTGGCGGGACGCGCGGGTATCGCCAGACGCACCCTGCAAAGGATCGAACATGGTGACCCGCAGTGCGCCATCGGCCTGTTTTTCGAATTGGCGGTCCTCGTCGGGGTAAGGCTTTTCGATAGCGACGATCACACCACGCTCGCAGAGCGCCTGGACCGGGTTACCGACAAACTCGCGGTTTTGCCCCGGCGGGTACGTTCTTCCGCCCTGAAGGTTGACGATGATTTCTGAGCTCAAGGAACTGTACGTATGGGTTTGGCTG
This window encodes:
- a CDS encoding helix-turn-helix transcriptional regulator; its protein translation is MPSLHNRTYLPATREAAELLGKLIRLERRERKMSEEDLAGRAGIARRTLQRIEHGDPQCAIGLFFELAVLVGVRLFDSDDHTTLAERLDRVTDKLAVLPRRVRSSALKVDDDF
- a CDS encoding TraB/GumN family protein encodes the protein MKRVIAGIMLVLFACTGAGAESSVWKARKGGSVLYLGGTCHVLREQDFPLPAEFDRAYLAAQVVVFETDLGKLQAPATQQRFLAKAMYGDGSTVDKHLSPKAYAALSAFSEANGIPLSTFGRFKPSMIVTTLTLMELLKMGVTQQGVDNVYYARAIADKKAVDGLETADQQIDYVVSMADGNEDDFVDYSIADMKNIREQFGLLVGAWRTGDAGTLDELMSGEFKARQPQLYKRLIVERNKNWLPVIEGYQKLRQTRFVLVGVAHLVGPDGIIEALRQKGYTVEKL
- a CDS encoding DUF2845 domain-containing protein, with protein sequence MKKIVALFAVAVSLSATQAFADNFRCPNGAIVSTGDSISLVSTKCDPPAGAYKREEPVTAEFDRGNGRTGANTVYIEVQEWTYTQGSTLLHTLIFRNGILAEVRTGGFVQ